Proteins from a single region of Gambusia affinis linkage group LG12, SWU_Gaff_1.0, whole genome shotgun sequence:
- the prdx1 gene encoding peroxiredoxin-1 — translation MAAGNAKIGKLAPDFLAKAVMPDGQFQDLKLSDYRGKYVVFFFYPLDFTFVCPTEIIAFSDAAEEFRKIGCEIIAASVDSHFSHFAWTNTPRKQGGLGAMKIPLVSDTRRTISTDYGVLKEDEGIAYRGLFIIDDRGILRQITINDLPVGRSVEETLRLVQAFQFTDKHGEVCPAGWKPGSDTIKPDVQKSKDFFSKQ, via the exons ATGGCTGCAGGCAACGCAAAGATTGGAAAATTGGCTCCAGACTTCTTGGCTAAAGCGGTGATGCCGGATGGACAGTTCCAGGACCTGAAGCTGTCGGATTATAGAG GAAAGtatgttgtcttcttcttttatcCGCTGGACTTCACGTTCGTGTGTCCCACCGAGATCATCGCTTTTAGCGATGCCGCTGAGGAGTTCAGGAAGATTGGCTGCGAAATCATCGCTGCCTCTGTAGACTCTCACTTCTCCCATTTTGCATG GACTAACACGCCACGTAAACAGGGCGGTCTGGGTGCAATGAAGATCCCACTTGTGTCTGACACGCGGCGCACCATCTCCACAGACTACGGTGTCCTGAAGGAGGACGAAGGCATCGCCTACAG AGGTCTGTTCATCATTGATGACAGGGGTATCCTGAGACAAATCACCATCAACGACCTCCCAGTTGGACGCTCTGTTGAGGAGACTTTGCGTTTGGTTCAAGCATTTCAGTTCACAGACAAACATGGAGAAG TCTGTCCAGCTGGCTGGAAACCAGGAAGTGACACCATCAAGCCAGACGTGCAGAAAAGCAAAGATTTCTTCTCCAAGCAGTAA